In Cicer arietinum cultivar CDC Frontier isolate Library 1 chromosome 7, Cicar.CDCFrontier_v2.0, whole genome shotgun sequence, the genomic window GGAGTTGATAATAAACTCATAGCTCAAGCTCATAAGCTTATAGATGATTTCTTCTCCATGCAACTTTTAGAGAAACAAAGAGCTCAAAGAAAAATTGGAGAACATTGTGGTTATGCTAATAGTTTTATTGGAAGATTCTCTTCAAAACTTCCTTGGAAAGAAACACTTTCTTTTCGTTACTCTAATGATAAGTCTTGTAGAATTGTGGAAGAGTATTTTGTAAATGTCATGGGAGAAGATTTCAGGCAATTTGGGTAAGACACAAACACGTTGGAGTTTTCTTTCATACTCAATTATTTAGTGTCTATTTATTtcatgttttgtgtttttattttcacttcaattaataaatattggATAATATAGATTCAATATTTTGTTCACTATTTTCATTTATGATTTTTGAAAACGTCCTTatctaaaaattttaaaatttcagaaatgaaaaatgtcaaaacattattttcattgtattcaaaagtatattttttcTAGTTTGTTTTCCATTTTCTCTTTATCATAACAATAGTTGTTcattacatatatttttcatctctttattaataatttaaaataaacagacacttttaaaaataaaaacaaaaaatatttaaaaaaaaaataaatgcggccttaatttcaaaatattaaaagacaatttttttccttcttttttctaTGTTTGGAGTGtcaatataaaagaaaataatgtaaaatgaaatggaattacataACATCCATGCAACATCCAATTAGCTCATTCACtctatttcatttcattttataCAACCATTTCAAACATTACGGTTACTAATAATAACAAATGACAACCATTTTCAACTTTTTcttattatagaaaaaaaataatattttttcattaatttgtaGGAGTGTGTACCAAGACTATTGTGAAGCAATGAACAAACTCTCTCTTGAGATCATGGAACTTCTAGGGATGAGCCTAGGAGTTGGAAATAACTATTTTAGAGAATTTTTTGAAGGAAATGAGTCGGTAATGAGACTTAATTACTATCCACCATGTAAAAGTCCTAATTTAGCCTTAGGTACTGGCCCCCATTGTGACCCTACTTCCCTAACAATTCTCCATCAAGATCAAGTTGAAGGTCTCCAAGTTCTTGTGGATGAAAAATGGCACTCAATTGTTCCTAAAGATGATGCCTTTGTGGTCAATATTGGTGATACATTCATGGTATGGTTCACATTATTACAAGGTTGTCAAATTGCACatacaaaattcataaataattgaaatttttattatatgtattatttaaaaaaacaaatttttgtaacgaaaattagagagaaaataaatcaataaaagtgGAACTAGACTCTGATGCCTTACGCGATGTATCGGGTTTGGTTTAGTGGATGAAAAAAGATGATTGAGATGAGAGACCCTATTAAAGATGGTCACACATGTGTACTCAAATAGTAGagattctctctctctctctctctctctctctctctctctctctctctctctctctctctctctctatatatatatatatatatatatatatatatatatatatcacatttggtataaattaattaccaaGTGAACTAATTAATCATTAGTTATTATGGTTATGgaaacttaaatatataacatgtTGTGATTTATGTTTTCAGGCTCTATCAAATGGGATATTCAAGAGTTGTTTGCATAGAGCAGTTGTAAATGACAAAATAGTGAGAAAATCACTTGCATTTTTTCTATGTCCAAGTGAAGACAAAGTGGTCACTCCTCCAAAAGAGCTAATAAACAAAGAGAATCCAAAGATATATCCAAACTTCACATGGCCATGTTTGCTTGAATTTACACAAAAACATTATAGGGCTGATCAAAGAACCCTTGATGCTTTCTCAAGGTGGCTACATGAGAAAAACAACTAAAATTAGAGGTGCCCCCACATTTGTCATATAttgcaaagaaaaagaaaatattataaacttggATATTTTAACTTAAGGAAGATGACATCACATAAAGTGAAAAGAGGGTGTGCTTTTGATGAGAAGAAGGTAATAGAAAACACCAATGAATATGCCAACTTTGTAATTAGTGCTCTAGTTTTAAGTATTGAAAGAATCCTAATTATGCAAATGGAGGAAATGGAAAAACCATATTCGTTGGAATAAAGAGTTCAATAATGCTTGTTGTGTAATGATCATGTTCTATTCTTGTCattacaaaagtattttatggtGTCTTGAACtttattgtgattatatattaaCTCTATGCATGTATATATTATGCGTAGATTTAGAAATTAGAATAGAACCTTAGTAGAATCACATGACTTTTATTTGGAATCTAGAATAACTTAATTTATTCAATTGAGAATTTATTCATCTAGCTTATCCAATCAGAAATACGCAATTGATAGACAATGCTTGCATGGCAAGCAATTTGTTAACGTAGCTATCACCTTCGCTTTGGACTAGATAATTATTTAGAATCTATTtgggacttttttttttttgtgttttaaatttttcaaaagttaaatTTAGTTTCAGTATTCTAAATTTTGTGGTGAGTTTTAGATTATTCTTTTGAGATAAACTACTCTTGTAACATCGTTTCACAATAAATTcacttaatataaataataaaattgacatataaaattattatttgtaacAAAATCACTTTTGACACTACAGATTTGCAAATGTTTTGTAAACTTTTGTAGTATTCAAAATATCATGGCCTCTGACATGTGAGTCACACTACTACCGTTGAAATCTGCATatgaaaaatatgaatcttgtaaatttatattcaacataaattataaaattaatataataataataataataataataataataataataataataataataataataataataataataataactcatgTATATGTACTTAAATAGGGCGATTTGATATAtaggtttaattttttttaatattttatagtttGATCTTTTTAGCTAAATAAATTTCTAAAACAAATTTAGTGTTGTCTATCTAAGAAAATAGTTTGGTCTTGCGCAAGCAAAGTGAAACACTATCAAGATGAGGAGCTCTAACAATCCTACAACAATAAATTTTCCACCAAAAAATGCACAAAAAAGAGCtcgtaattaaaaaatagatgaGAAACAAACTTATTCTCCTCGAAAACAAAATGGACACTCGAGATCTCGAAACAAAGACAACACATCCGTTCGAAACAAGGCGCCCCGAACACAATCTATTAAAAAGCAATTGAACCAAATATATTTCTATCGATTTTTTACTTTGTTGTGTTCAACCTCACTTATGTCTACCGAGGTAGGAGTAGTCTTTTTCTTTAGGGGttgatgtttctttttgttaagATGTGTTTAAGTGTTTGTTTCTATGTTATCTTGTTTTCCTGGTAAAAAATGTATTACTTTTGTTCTTGTCACATCTTGTGTCCATAACGTGTTAATTTGATATCTCTTtaatttgactttttttataaaaaaaaaaaataagtttattgTGTCTCTACTAGCTctcaatctatatatatatatatatagaatatttcaTGTATTCTTtaggtatttttttaattatcaatatgaaacattttaagaaattttcttttttattaagcTCTCAAGCTTATTTTCACTTATGTGCAAATCTTGTGATTCTAAGTGTGCATCATTCTTTGCTCCTCTATCATATGAGTCTAGAAACGGCTCCATTCATATTGTTTTCTTCCCATCGGATATAAGTTGTCTTCCATATTTTGAGTTCAAGAAGTTGGTTTCGACAACTACATGTCAACATCCAAGACGATGATTGAACATACCAATGTTATATATGCTacattttcaatcattttttgttAGACTTTACTTATCTAATTGACATAATTTTGGATACCTTTATTTCTATTTGGACGCCTCTATTTCAACTTACTAATTAtcttaatcattttatattatacaCTTAccttttatgttaatttatttctttttaaaaggTTAAGATATATGATTGGTCTTTGTAAATACAAGTTTTGTTTTAGTCttagtaaatttttttgtttgatttttacccttgtaaatattgttgttttattttttttcgttgttattttattttagtcattgcacaattagtttttattgaaattggTACACACAAGCCTAATTAAAGTCAGCAATTGCGTAAATCTTCTTTAATGAGAGTTTGCTTTTTGTCCATTTGTATGTTTTGCTTAATTGAGTGAAAAGGTAAAATATATtatgtaacaaaaaatatatagttttattacttcattttcttttataagtTTTCTAAGTCAGGAGTAACTTTATTTAGGGTGCATCTAGACATAACAACAAAATCCATTTCCGCTGATATTTATTCAAATCCGCTTTGATTTTGATAGAAAAAATCTGATTTGATTGAGTTTGAGTTTAGGTTCGAGTTTTCCTTGAATTTAAAAGATGGGTGTGGGGCGGTTAATAGAATAATCATATCCCAATTAAAGCAAAATATGAGTTAATTGTGTGTTTACAATGTTATTTTCTTTGTACAGGCAAGCCTAATTGAAGTCAGCAATTGCATAAATCTTTTTTAATGAGAGTTTGCTTTTTGTCCATTTGTGTGTTTTGTCTAATTGAGTAAAagagtaaaaaatattatgtaacAAAATGTATATAGTTTTATtgcttcactttttttttatttatagttttctTAAGCGAGGAATAATGCATCTAGACAtgacaaaaaaattcatattcgcGGATATTTATCCAAATCTACTTGATTTTGACGGAAAAAATCTATTTTGACTGGATTTGAGTTCAGGTTCGATTTTTCCTTGATTTTAAAAGATGGGTGTGGGGCGGTTAATGGGACAGTTATATCCACCCTGAACCCGCTTTGTTTGTATGCAAATTATATAATTACtcatcataaattaaaaatcctCAAATAAACCCTAATTAGAAGATCTCCTTGTATAAACCCTAATGAAATAGTGAAGATAACAAAGATTTCATGTTACTTTATATGCTAGAGTTGCAAAAGGGATTGGCGTTCGAGGCGGGGGactatttttttagttgatTACTAATTTTTATGTGAAGATTGGGTGGGGCGTGTATACTCGATCTCCATTGGGTATGGCTTTggggttttctatttttcctctctaTCAGGGGTCAGGGAGGAGGAATGAGGAAGTAGCAGGAAGCCAAGGCCAGGGACGACAAAAGTAAAAATTGTCCCCGTTCCCCTGCCATACCTAACATTGAACATTAAACACAAATATCTCGCCCAAATGAAAAGTCACTcacatttttatattataaaaaagtcATTATATTTCTTCGACCAAATGTATTATTCAAACCAATCAAAATTCTTTGTTTTGAATTAGATTTAGTTATATTGGGTTtcgttttaatttttgtgagtCGTCGAAAAACAAACAAAGCAACTCGTGTAATTGTTGAATACATTGTGTGTTTACTATCATTTTATTCACCATGTTTATAACGACTCCCAAACTACATAAATGGAGTGACAAGTTTAACTCTAATACCAAATGTtagtatttcaaaatatttataaaacgaAATTACATACACAAAGTTGGTAGTAACTAACGTAGTGGATTGAAATAAGTAGATCATAAatgtgcaaacacgagaatgagggttgaattgtgtttgactaagtttataactttttcattatttgattaaactggtTCAGACTTGATTATTTACTTGGAGTAAAAGCAATAATAAACTAAGGAGTGCAgaaataaagtgacacaagtaatttatcatAGTTCACTACTAACTTGACTACATCTAGTCCCTTCATTCGAAAAGATTTAATCCAtcaattcaacaacttgaattacaaagcatctGACCCTTCAAGCCAGCttgacaaccccaaactttaGAGGAacacacaccttgactctaccatTTAAGTCTTCTTCACTCAATCTGACAATCCTAAATTGTTGAAGACACACTAAGACCACTATCGGATTTGAATACAAATATTTGGAATTTAAGTAGTTACTTCTAACAAGTTGgttataacaatgactatcacattttaagaaaaatatttagaaaatatttttcattcgaacaagtgtttctctctttgaactctaagatgaatttgaaattttgaatttgagttcttatactcttttctgattttttgaTGATCTTCTTATTTAGCCTtgaatatctatttataattaaaattatagcttcaatttagttcttatttaattctgaattgtatcttcattcctaacatgatcaacaatgatcttattcaaaaataattctgaaCGAGATGTTTTTGGATAATATGTTtgttagccaattctttatttctaaatCCAATATGAacagttcttctagattgattatattcttattttataaattcttcagattgattatgttcgttttttgttcagattgagtttgtaaattcttcagattgattatgttcatatttttttatagataaatcttgactatattttgttttcaacttggtcaaagattttcttcaatcataaatcaaaatcaaattttatttgtgattttcttcaaaaacatttgactatatattcttttcaacttgatcaaatatttttttcaatcataaatctgaatcaaatcttattttacattttcttcaaaaacatgagtcttctttcatactatatgaaatcaaatatattgttatcataaaatacttttgttaacatcaaaactctaaatataaaatcaacttaGTTCCAACATATCATTTTCTAGCTAATGGGCAGCTACCACAATATGTATATAGTGGGTAGCTACCGCATGTAAAAAAATGGagaaataaaactaaaattaaatatttagttaCGAGGGAAAGAATAGAAGACCACGAAATGTTAGAATTTAATTCTTAAGCAAAATTACATAAACATAGacgaaacaaaaaaaaaaaaattagagtgtGTACTTTCAATTATCACTAATTGCTTGAAGATGTTGAGGTTCTTTTAAGATTTCTAGAATCTCATTTTTGTGATGGAAATTTTTCTAGAAGAGATGTTAAATTTAGGGAGTCAAAACAAGTGAATTGCACCCCTTATGTACAATTTATCCCCATCACAAAAAAATCAGGATGTGCAATGGATAATTGCCACAATGTGCATTTAGTATAGTAGGTAATTATCACATGTAAATAATaggaaaaataaaactaacaaagcTATGTAGTTTGTTTGGTCAAACTCGAGCCAAATCCTATGAAAAGAGGTTGACTTGGATTGTGTCAATATGGTTATGTAATAAAAGATAAACATAAATCcattaaaaaagttttttaatagtatggataaatattaaaattaaatctaataatAACATGAGAGAAAGATTATTTCCAAAAAAGAAACATGAGAGAAAGGATGTGATAATAGatcaaacaaacataaaaagtAAACACTGAAATATACAAAGaatattaatagatatatatctTATAGTATTATATAGACATCATGTGATTGTCCTAGCCTTAATTAACTTGATATTTTTGTCTTATTGCAAATTATGAactaaagttaaatattttgcTACAATAATGTACGTGTACACCGTTTACTTATTCCACAAagtattgaaatattttgaattattgttaaaagatttaaataatcaaatcatGTCACAATCATACATTATAAGAAATTCGACATATTGAAGTATATTGTAATTGCAAAGGTGTTCTTTACTGAAAAGTTAAGCGGTGGCAATATGCATTCATAAATGaaagagtttttttttgttttaaaaaaaaatttagcatCCTTTAATCAATccatcactacaagaaaacagaCATATACCTACAGAAGtttataatgataaaattaaaaactgtaGTTATAGACAAGCTATCTCCACAGATAAATTAGTTGTTGTTGGTATAGGTGTCTTATACCTCCAGTAACATAAATTTGTCACTAATTGTTATAGTTACACACTTAAATCTGTGGCTATAGacatcaaaattgaaaaatatatattttttaaacgagccaaaatcttaattgtttgtgaaaataaaattgtacaAAATTTTCAcgattttagtcaaaaaaaaatttaatagaggcaaaatcctaatttttttaatgcaccCAATTTCAATAGagccaaaatcttaattttttcaatggaggtaaaaaaaattcaattgagataaaatccaaattttttcaatggaggcaaaaacaaatttattggagccaaaataaaaattagtagaGCAAAAACCTAAATCAGTACCAAGTACCAACTAAACCATTTCTCATCAAAACACCTAAAACCCAAAACTGTTGTCCTCTTTCACCCAATCTGAGCCCCAATCGGACCCCTAACATCTGAATCACGAATCCTAATCCATGCCTTCTCCTTCTCGTCGTCAATCAACTAGCTTCTCGTCGTTGATCCATCCCGAGCTGCACTCGCCGTCGAACCATATTTCTCATCGTCGCACCGTCGTTCTTGTCGTCGCACCGTCGTTCTTGTCATCGCACCACGAGAGCCACCGTGACCGGACCCTATGACCACCGTTCTCGCACCACCGGTAATTTCTCGAACCACCATTTTGTACTGTTTATGTAATTTCTCGAACCACCATTATGCACTGTTTTGAATTTCGCACAACCTGAACCCGTGATGTTGTTTGAATAAGAACTTGGTGCTGAAAACCCGTTGAGAATGTTCTGTTCTGAACCTGTGATGTTGTTTAAACCTGTGATGTTGTATTGTTCTGTTTTGAGAATGTTctgatgttgttgttgataacctgtgatgttgttgttgatgatctGTCCTGTTCTGAGAATGTTATGATGTTGTATTTGATAACCTGTGATGTTGTTTAAACTTgtgatgttgttgttgatgactTGTTCTGTTCTGTTATGTTctgatgttgttgttgatgac contains:
- the LOC101491937 gene encoding gibberellin 20 oxidase 2-like isoform X1; the encoded protein is MQVLHPSMLIAPPNTNENIMNEQKSFHDTSFLPCQSKIPLEFIWPDHEKPCLTPPKLHVPPIDLKAFLSNDPQEISNACSKVNEACKKHGFFLVVNHGVDNKLIAQAHKLIDDFFSMQLLEKQRAQRKIGEHCGYANSFIGRFSSKLPWKETLSFRYSNDKSCRIVEEYFVNVMGEDFRQFGSVYQDYCEAMNKLSLEIMELLGMSLGVGNNYFREFFEGNESVMRLNYYPPCKSPNLALGTGPHCDPTSLTILHQDQVEGLQVLVDEKWHSIVPKDDAFVVNIGDTFMALSNGIFKSCLHRAVVNDKIVRKSLAFFLCPSEDKVVTPPKELINKENPKIYPNFTWPCLLEFTQKHYRADQRTLDAFSRWLHEKNN
- the LOC101491937 gene encoding gibberellin 20 oxidase 2-like isoform X2; this translates as MQVLHPSMLIAPPNTNENIMNEQKSFHDTSFLPCQSKIPLEFIWPDHEKPCLTPPKLHVPPIDLKAFLSNDPQEISNACSKVNEACKKHGFFLVVNHGVDNKLIAQAHKLIDDFFSMQLLEKQRAQRKIGEHCGYANSFIGRFSSKLPWKETLSFRYSNDKSCRIVEEYFVNVMGEDFRQFGSVYQDYCEAMNKLSLEIMELLGMSLGVGNNYFREFFEGNESVMRLNYYPPCKSPNLALGTGPHCDPTSLTILHQDQVEGLQVLVDEKWHSIVPKDDAFVVNIGDTFMVWFTLLQGSIKWDIQELFA